One part of the Desulfomonile tiedjei genome encodes these proteins:
- a CDS encoding acyl-CoA dehydrogenase family protein, translating to MDFSINEETQMLVDTVKKFVDRKVDPLAQRIEEEDRVPDEILDQCKALGLFGLSIPSEYGGVGIDMVGKCLVFEQLGRTCNGFTTLIGAHNGIGSVGIVEMGTEEQKKKYLPRIASGETIGAFALTEPNAGSDAAAIRTRAERKGDHYVLNGTKHFITNGPIAGVYTVMAVTDKSRGAKGITSFIVDREAPGLSVGKIEKKMGLHGSSTSEIIFEDCVVPVENVLGEEGQGYVNALKILANGRAGLAARNLGSMQKLLELSVRYSQERIQFDQPIANFQAVGHLLADMAVDVESTRSFTYRVAWMVDQGMKVIKEAAMVKYFASEAYCRVADKAVQVFGGMGYMAELPIERYYRDARITRIYEGTSEIQKNIIAAQLLRDYPL from the coding sequence ATGGATTTCAGCATTAACGAAGAAACGCAAATGCTGGTGGACACAGTGAAGAAGTTCGTGGACCGCAAAGTCGATCCCTTGGCCCAGCGTATTGAGGAAGAAGACCGGGTGCCCGACGAAATCCTTGACCAGTGCAAGGCGCTGGGTTTGTTCGGTTTGAGCATACCTTCGGAATATGGCGGGGTGGGAATCGACATGGTGGGTAAGTGTCTCGTTTTCGAGCAGCTCGGTCGCACATGCAACGGTTTCACGACCTTGATCGGTGCTCACAATGGGATCGGCTCGGTAGGCATTGTCGAAATGGGGACTGAGGAACAGAAGAAAAAGTACCTCCCGCGAATTGCCTCGGGGGAAACGATCGGGGCATTCGCGCTTACGGAGCCCAACGCGGGATCGGATGCCGCCGCCATAAGGACCCGTGCCGAAAGGAAAGGGGATCATTACGTTCTGAACGGGACCAAACATTTCATCACCAACGGTCCCATTGCAGGAGTCTACACGGTGATGGCCGTGACGGACAAATCTCGGGGAGCGAAGGGAATCACCTCGTTCATCGTCGACCGGGAGGCTCCTGGACTAAGCGTAGGGAAAATAGAGAAAAAGATGGGGTTACACGGGTCCTCCACCTCGGAGATCATTTTTGAGGATTGCGTGGTACCGGTAGAAAACGTTCTCGGCGAGGAAGGGCAGGGGTATGTCAACGCACTCAAGATCCTTGCCAATGGCCGGGCGGGTTTGGCGGCTCGCAACCTCGGATCGATGCAAAAGCTTCTGGAACTGTCTGTCCGATACTCGCAGGAACGCATTCAGTTTGACCAACCCATCGCCAACTTTCAAGCGGTCGGGCACTTGCTGGCCGACATGGCGGTCGATGTGGAAAGCACTCGGAGCTTTACTTACAGGGTTGCCTGGATGGTGGATCAAGGAATGAAGGTGATCAAGGAAGCCGCTATGGTGAAATACTTCGCCTCTGAGGCCTATTGCCGCGTGGCAGATAAGGCGGTGCAGGTCTTTGGGGGAATGGGATACATGGCGGAACTGCCGATCGAGAGGTACTACAGGGACGCCAGAATCACCAGGATCTATGAGGGGACGTCGGAAATTCAAAAGAACATCATCGCGGCTCAACTGCTACGGGATTACCCGCTTTGA
- a CDS encoding 3-hydroxyacyl-CoA dehydrogenase, whose protein sequence is MNIRNVAVIGAGIMGQGIAHVCALGGFDVSLNDTNMDLLRKGKGVIEQNLAKGVKLGKVAEEAKESALARITLDDNMEACAQKADLIIEAVPEDLDLKHKVFRTLDEASPPHTILATNTSAKSITEIAAITKRPEKVIGLHFFNPVHLMKLVEIVKGLETNEETFTASEAACKRMGKETVLVNEYPGFVTSRINAMIGNEAFYMLEAGVASPEDIDKALKLGLNHPMGPFELIDVVGLDTRLKVLEYLHQSLGEKYRPAPLLVKYVKAGRLGRKVGKGVYDYKDK, encoded by the coding sequence ATGAACATCCGGAATGTCGCTGTAATCGGGGCCGGAATCATGGGGCAGGGGATTGCGCATGTTTGTGCGTTGGGCGGGTTTGACGTGAGTCTAAACGACACGAACATGGACCTCCTGAGGAAAGGGAAAGGGGTAATCGAGCAGAACCTGGCCAAAGGCGTGAAGCTGGGAAAGGTCGCCGAAGAGGCTAAGGAGTCGGCCCTTGCTCGCATCACACTGGATGACAACATGGAGGCGTGTGCGCAAAAGGCCGATTTAATCATAGAAGCGGTGCCGGAGGACCTGGATCTCAAGCACAAGGTTTTCCGTACCCTGGACGAAGCCAGCCCTCCCCACACCATACTGGCAACAAACACGTCCGCGAAAAGCATCACCGAGATCGCCGCCATAACTAAGCGGCCTGAAAAGGTAATCGGGCTCCATTTCTTTAACCCGGTTCATCTGATGAAGCTGGTGGAGATTGTCAAGGGTTTGGAGACAAACGAGGAAACGTTCACGGCCTCGGAAGCCGCGTGCAAAAGGATGGGCAAAGAAACCGTATTGGTCAATGAGTACCCTGGCTTCGTGACATCGCGGATCAACGCCATGATAGGTAATGAAGCTTTCTACATGCTCGAAGCGGGAGTAGCCAGCCCGGAAGATATCGACAAAGCCCTCAAGCTTGGGCTGAATCACCCTATGGGGCCTTTTGAGCTGATCGACGTGGTTGGCCTGGATACCCGTTTGAAGGTCTTGGAATATCTGCATCAGAGTTTGGGTGAAAAATATCGCCCCGCTCCTCTCTTGGTTAAATATGTGAAGGCCGGTCGGTTGGGCCGCAAAGTGGGCAAAGGGGTCTATGATTACAAGGACAAGTGA
- a CDS encoding CoA transferase, producing the protein MRSTEELSAFISAQRNEENFTGLPLEGLRVIDMSTIMAAPFAATLLGDYGAEVIKVENPAAPDPIRGWGVAEESGISAFWSVVGRNKLPITLNLRVDEGRQILLDLVRSADVLIENMRSGAMERLGLGKETLLKENPGLIIGKISGYGLTGPYSNRPGFGTLAEGFSGFTFLNAQPDGPPTNAPMALADLIAGVHLALAVMICLRSQTRGKCGGQVIDISLFEPLFGMLGPDFLSCFLTGECPQPKGSELSYVVPRNNYLTRDGKWVAMSGAAQKPFERLMECVGHPEMNEDPRFRSNSERIKDENRRIINKVISEWVGSLDLEDVLAKCEQMGITIGPIASMQDVGDDLHYRERGSILEMEDPLTGRMLEMPNVPFRLLGSPGRIRFPGLPLGSANDVIYRELLSYSEEKLQAIAACGAI; encoded by the coding sequence ATGAGATCGACGGAGGAACTTTCCGCATTTATTTCCGCGCAGCGGAACGAAGAGAACTTCACGGGCCTGCCCCTCGAGGGGCTACGCGTTATTGACATGTCCACCATTATGGCCGCGCCGTTTGCCGCGACATTATTGGGCGACTACGGGGCCGAGGTCATCAAAGTCGAGAATCCGGCCGCTCCGGACCCCATTCGGGGATGGGGAGTGGCCGAGGAGTCAGGCATTTCGGCTTTCTGGTCTGTGGTCGGCCGCAACAAATTGCCCATTACCCTGAATCTGCGGGTTGACGAGGGACGCCAGATCCTGCTCGACCTGGTCCGATCGGCTGACGTTCTCATCGAAAACATGCGGTCGGGGGCAATGGAAAGACTCGGCCTCGGGAAAGAAACACTACTTAAAGAGAACCCCGGGCTGATCATAGGTAAGATATCGGGATACGGGCTGACCGGCCCTTACTCCAATCGGCCGGGTTTTGGGACCCTGGCCGAGGGTTTCAGCGGGTTCACCTTTCTGAATGCCCAGCCGGACGGGCCTCCCACCAATGCCCCTATGGCGCTGGCCGATTTGATCGCGGGCGTGCATCTTGCTCTTGCCGTTATGATATGCCTCCGCAGTCAAACTCGTGGGAAATGTGGGGGCCAGGTCATAGATATTTCCCTATTCGAGCCACTTTTTGGCATGTTGGGCCCGGATTTCTTAAGCTGTTTTCTCACCGGGGAGTGTCCGCAGCCCAAGGGCAGCGAACTCAGCTACGTCGTTCCGCGCAACAACTATCTCACGCGGGACGGCAAATGGGTTGCTATGTCCGGCGCCGCCCAAAAGCCGTTTGAGCGCCTCATGGAGTGCGTGGGCCACCCCGAGATGAACGAGGATCCGCGCTTCCGGAGTAACTCCGAACGCATCAAGGACGAAAACCGCCGAATAATCAATAAAGTAATCTCTGAGTGGGTGGGCAGTCTGGACCTCGAGGACGTCCTGGCGAAATGCGAGCAAATGGGGATCACCATCGGTCCCATTGCCAGCATGCAGGATGTGGGTGACGATCTCCATTATCGTGAACGAGGCAGCATACTGGAAATGGAAGATCCGCTGACCGGCCGAATGCTGGAAATGCCCAATGTGCCGTTCCGATTGCTCGGTTCCCCCGGGCGCATCAGGTTTCCGGGGTTGCCTTTGGGATCGGCCAACGATGTGATTTACCGCGAGCTGCTGAGCTACTCCGAGGAGAAGCTCCAGGCGATAGCGGCCTGTGGCGCCATTTAG
- a CDS encoding CoA transferase, with the protein MAGPLDTLKILDLTALLPGPFATLYLSDLGASVLRVTSASRPDTLETRHPIVPGKSISAVSAYLGRGKLSLSLNLKHPQAAEIVRRLIEEYDIVIEQFRPGVMARLGLDYQSLSKLNPAVIYCSLTNFGQTGPLCHRAGHDINMLARSGIASYSGKQESGPAMMGMQIADLAAGSLNAVIGILAAVIKRRETGEGQHIDISMTDGMMAFNALYGASFLGGASEPVREGERLNGGVLYDFYETRDGEYMSLGALEPQFFKAFCEKIGRTDLTAGGIHPVDVDRVKEEIRVVFKSRTRDEWVETFRDVDACVEPVVHLSEALNGGHAKAREMVIDIKFADGGSIRQVANPIKFSRSKQEYSFAGAPGGSHTKMVVLGLGYTEDEYKSMEAAGAFS; encoded by the coding sequence ATGGCCGGGCCTCTTGATACCTTAAAAATTCTTGATCTTACGGCTCTTCTCCCGGGCCCGTTCGCCACGCTGTACCTGTCCGACCTGGGAGCGTCGGTGTTGCGGGTCACCTCGGCTTCGCGGCCCGACACCCTGGAAACAAGACATCCCATTGTGCCGGGAAAATCCATCTCTGCGGTCTCCGCGTACCTTGGACGGGGAAAGCTCTCGCTGAGTCTTAACCTGAAACATCCCCAAGCAGCGGAAATCGTTCGTCGTCTGATTGAGGAATACGACATCGTGATCGAGCAATTCCGGCCGGGGGTGATGGCCAGACTGGGCTTGGACTATCAAAGCCTGAGCAAGCTGAACCCGGCCGTGATCTATTGTTCGCTCACGAACTTTGGGCAAACCGGCCCCCTGTGCCATAGGGCCGGCCATGACATCAACATGCTCGCTCGCTCGGGCATAGCGTCGTATTCAGGGAAGCAGGAGAGCGGACCTGCAATGATGGGAATGCAAATCGCCGACCTTGCCGCCGGTTCATTGAACGCGGTCATCGGCATTCTTGCTGCAGTGATCAAGCGACGGGAGACAGGTGAAGGTCAGCACATAGACATCTCCATGACGGACGGCATGATGGCGTTCAACGCACTCTATGGCGCCTCTTTTCTGGGGGGCGCCAGTGAGCCCGTCCGTGAGGGAGAACGGCTGAACGGCGGGGTACTCTATGATTTCTACGAGACCAGGGATGGCGAATACATGAGTCTCGGGGCCTTAGAGCCGCAGTTCTTCAAGGCGTTCTGTGAAAAGATCGGTCGTACGGACCTGACTGCCGGAGGTATCCATCCTGTGGATGTGGATCGAGTGAAGGAAGAAATACGAGTTGTCTTTAAATCAAGGACTAGAGACGAATGGGTGGAAACCTTTCGAGATGTCGATGCCTGTGTCGAGCCTGTCGTGCATCTTTCGGAAGCCTTGAACGGCGGCCATGCGAAAGCCCGCGAAATGGTCATAGACATCAAATTCGCAGATGGCGGAAGCATCAGGCAAGTTGCAAATCCTATCAAGTTCTCACGAAGCAAACAGGAGTACTCCTTCGCGGGGGCGCCGGGAGGCTCCCACACGAAGATGGTCGTCCTCGGGCTGGGTTATACCGAGGATGAGTACAAGAGCATGGAGGCTGCAGGAGCCTTCAGTTAA
- a CDS encoding MaoC family dehydratase N-terminal domain-containing protein — MADKSAIGKELPAFTWEVERGKIRELVKAIGDPNPIYSDKDAAMEEGYADVVAPPTFPTVPTLWTGIGMEAVKALKIDFSRVLHGEESYEYYGEIYPGDVLTGRSKIIDIKTKSGKSGDMDIVTRECVYTNQRNELVLKSITIAIERK; from the coding sequence ATGGCGGACAAGTCGGCAATCGGCAAGGAATTACCCGCTTTCACTTGGGAAGTGGAGAGAGGCAAGATCCGTGAGCTTGTCAAGGCGATCGGCGATCCCAATCCGATTTACTCGGACAAAGACGCGGCGATGGAAGAAGGTTATGCGGATGTTGTTGCTCCACCGACGTTTCCAACCGTTCCGACGCTCTGGACCGGCATAGGGATGGAAGCCGTCAAGGCTTTGAAGATTGATTTTTCCAGGGTCCTTCATGGGGAGGAAAGCTACGAGTACTACGGCGAGATTTATCCTGGAGACGTGCTTACCGGCAGGTCCAAAATAATCGATATCAAAACCAAATCCGGAAAGTCCGGTGATATGGATATCGTTACGCGGGAGTGCGTGTATACGAACCAGCGAAACGAACTTGTGCTGAAGTCGATAACCATAGCGATCGAAAGAAAATGA
- a CDS encoding dehydratase — protein sequence MPQAIYSDEIHVDDIMPVLVKAPIDQVQLVKYAGASGDFNPLHFDPEFGKAVGIGGVIAQGMLIAGFVGQAMTNWVPKKYIRKFGVRFAGMTRLGDVVTVTGVVKEKTGNRIVCDLEAKNQNGALLVVGSFEAELPGR from the coding sequence ATGCCGCAAGCGATCTACTCGGATGAGATCCATGTGGACGATATCATGCCGGTCCTCGTGAAAGCGCCGATCGATCAGGTCCAACTAGTGAAGTACGCCGGGGCCTCCGGCGATTTCAATCCCCTACACTTCGATCCGGAGTTTGGGAAGGCCGTCGGCATTGGAGGCGTGATTGCCCAAGGCATGCTGATCGCGGGTTTTGTCGGTCAGGCCATGACCAATTGGGTGCCTAAGAAATACATAAGGAAATTCGGCGTCCGGTTTGCCGGAATGACCCGGCTCGGAGATGTGGTGACGGTCACCGGGGTAGTCAAGGAGAAGACAGGAAACCGGATCGTTTGTGATCTGGAAGCGAAAAACCAAAACGGGGCGCTTCTCGTCGTCGGCTCGTTCGAGGCGGAGTTGCCCGGCAGATAA
- a CDS encoding SDR family oxidoreductase yields the protein MEKMVDGKVCIVTGAGRGIAKETALWFAREGGKVIVCDLDQDPAQETVAAIKEMNGEAVAVVGDITAEGVPEKIVQSAVDTFDGLDVIVNAAGFTWDALVQKMTDQQWEAMLKIHLTAPFKIIRAAAPIIRDRAKNEAEAGKTVMRKIINISSVSGTQGNPGQLNYSAAKMGVVGMTKTLAKEWGRYNVNVNCVAYGAIETRLVQAKKKGEEAFIERDGQKIPIGVPEEGRERWKTVIPLGRAGTADEAARVILFFASPLSDYVSGQTLICGGGYGGF from the coding sequence GTGGAGAAAATGGTTGATGGAAAGGTGTGCATTGTCACAGGGGCGGGTCGAGGCATAGCGAAGGAGACAGCGCTTTGGTTCGCCCGGGAAGGCGGAAAGGTCATTGTCTGTGATCTGGATCAGGATCCCGCCCAAGAGACTGTGGCTGCGATCAAGGAAATGAATGGCGAAGCTGTGGCGGTCGTCGGGGACATTACCGCCGAGGGGGTGCCGGAAAAGATCGTGCAGTCGGCAGTCGATACCTTCGATGGCCTTGACGTCATTGTCAATGCGGCCGGGTTCACCTGGGATGCGCTGGTTCAGAAAATGACCGATCAGCAGTGGGAAGCCATGTTGAAGATCCATCTGACAGCGCCCTTCAAGATCATCCGGGCGGCCGCGCCCATCATTCGGGACAGGGCCAAGAACGAAGCCGAGGCCGGGAAGACGGTCATGCGAAAGATCATCAATATCTCCTCCGTATCCGGAACGCAGGGCAACCCAGGCCAACTGAACTATTCCGCGGCGAAGATGGGGGTCGTTGGGATGACCAAGACCCTTGCAAAGGAATGGGGCAGGTACAACGTCAATGTCAACTGCGTCGCCTATGGAGCGATAGAAACCAGACTGGTACAAGCAAAGAAGAAAGGAGAGGAAGCGTTCATTGAGCGGGATGGACAGAAGATCCCCATCGGGGTCCCGGAAGAAGGCCGCGAAAGATGGAAGACGGTCATTCCCCTTGGACGTGCGGGGACGGCGGACGAGGCCGCGAGAGTCATCCTGTTCTTTGCATCCCCGCTATCCGATTACGTGTCGGGCCAGACCCTGATCTGCGGCGGCGGTTATGGCGGTTTTTGA
- a CDS encoding 3-hydroxy-3-methylglutaryl CoA synthase, producing the protein MVGIVKHGGYVPRYRLDRRKIYGAMGWMDPSTGANARGEKAVANFDEDSITIGVAAGLDCLRGMDRSKVEGLYFASTTMPYKERLNAGILTAALGLRDEVRSADFSGGLKAGTTALLAALEGVQSGGARNIMVSAADCRLGRPASAEEMIFGDAAAAFVLGGEDVIAEYKGSYSITYDFGDHYRGEFAKFDRKWEDRWIRDLGYEKFVPLAVNGLLSKYGLKISDFTTVIYDCHYAAARSKLNKILGIAPDNVQSNFQAEIGQSGAAQSLVMLSAALERAKPGDKLLVVSFGSGCDALFFEVTEQIDMKKDCCGISGCLAKRADLDSYEKYLVWRDILPADLGMRSEEDLWTRWSALWRSRREVLGLWGNRCTKCSTPQFPAQRVCTNPACGAVDEYEDYLFSDKKGRIMSYTGDMLAASYNPPAIYGAVAFDGGGKYYFDFTDCILEDLGTGMPVGLSFRRKYFDKRRGISGYFWKAVPVKEVE; encoded by the coding sequence ATGGTTGGAATCGTAAAACACGGTGGCTACGTACCTCGCTATCGGCTCGATCGCCGGAAGATATATGGAGCTATGGGATGGATGGACCCTTCGACGGGGGCAAACGCTCGGGGCGAGAAGGCGGTCGCAAATTTCGATGAAGACAGTATCACGATTGGGGTTGCCGCGGGTCTGGACTGCCTCCGGGGGATGGATCGCTCGAAGGTCGAAGGCCTCTATTTTGCCTCGACCACCATGCCGTACAAGGAGCGCCTTAACGCGGGCATTCTGACCGCGGCCCTGGGGTTGAGAGACGAAGTCCGGTCGGCTGATTTCAGTGGAGGACTGAAAGCCGGGACAACGGCGCTGCTGGCGGCACTGGAGGGCGTTCAGTCCGGAGGAGCCCGAAACATCATGGTCTCCGCGGCCGATTGCCGGTTGGGCCGACCGGCCTCAGCAGAGGAAATGATCTTTGGGGATGCAGCCGCGGCCTTTGTTCTGGGCGGGGAGGACGTGATCGCGGAATACAAGGGCAGTTACTCGATCACCTATGATTTCGGCGACCACTACCGGGGTGAGTTTGCCAAGTTTGACCGCAAATGGGAGGACCGCTGGATCCGGGACCTGGGCTACGAGAAGTTTGTTCCCTTGGCGGTGAACGGTCTGTTGAGCAAATACGGGCTCAAGATATCGGATTTTACCACCGTGATCTATGACTGCCACTACGCGGCGGCACGCTCGAAGCTCAACAAGATCCTGGGCATCGCGCCGGATAACGTGCAGAGCAACTTTCAGGCGGAGATCGGCCAGAGCGGGGCGGCTCAGAGTCTTGTCATGCTTTCTGCGGCGCTCGAACGGGCCAAGCCGGGCGACAAGCTTTTGGTGGTCAGCTTTGGCAGCGGCTGTGACGCCCTCTTTTTCGAGGTAACCGAGCAGATCGACATGAAGAAAGACTGCTGCGGCATTTCGGGTTGCCTCGCCAAACGCGCGGATCTCGATTCCTATGAAAAATACCTGGTCTGGAGGGATATCCTGCCCGCGGACCTTGGAATGAGGAGCGAGGAAGATCTCTGGACCCGTTGGAGCGCCCTGTGGCGGAGCCGAAGAGAGGTCCTTGGACTGTGGGGGAACAGGTGCACCAAGTGCTCGACCCCTCAGTTTCCCGCCCAGCGGGTCTGCACGAACCCGGCCTGCGGCGCGGTCGACGAATATGAGGATTACCTGTTTTCCGACAAGAAAGGGCGCATCATGAGCTACACGGGTGACATGCTTGCGGCCTCTTACAACCCCCCGGCCATTTATGGCGCTGTAGCCTTCGACGGAGGGGGAAAATATTACTTCGATTTTACGGATTGCATTCTGGAAGATCTCGGCACCGGGATGCCGGTGGGCTTGAGCTTCCGACGAAAATACTTCGACAAGAGACGTGGAATATCCGGCTACTTTTGGAAGGCCGTGCCGGTCAAGGAGGTCGAGTAA
- a CDS encoding acetyl-CoA acetyltransferase — protein sequence MATGIRDKVAIIGMGCTRFGERWDCSAEDLMVEAFVECLADAGIEKKEIQAAYLGTHFDEVNVGKAALSLAITLKLPFLPVTRVDNYCATATEAFRAAVYSVAAGAYDIVLALGVEKLKDTGYGGLPGGAGRGVKAFMEQANMTAPGMFAQLATAYSAKWGVPMDKIKDAIAHVSMKSHANGALNPRAHLRNVVTEEQIKKSPMIAYPLGLFDCCGVSDGSAAAIVTTPEIARSLKPNQSMVKVKALQIVCSSGEEEMYTEWDGAHFATTRIAASRAYSEAGIEDPRQELSMTEVHDCFSITEMVTMEDLHISPKGGAYEDIMSGFYDLKGEVPCQIDGGLKCFGHPIGASGLRMIYAVYEQLLDRVPEERKVRNPRLGLTHNLGGYPWKNVAAISIIGRD from the coding sequence ATGGCTACAGGGATCAGAGACAAAGTGGCGATTATCGGCATGGGGTGCACTCGTTTTGGCGAGCGGTGGGATTGCAGCGCCGAGGATTTGATGGTGGAGGCATTCGTGGAATGCCTGGCCGATGCCGGCATCGAAAAGAAGGAAATCCAGGCTGCGTACCTTGGCACCCATTTCGATGAGGTCAATGTGGGAAAGGCGGCGCTCTCCTTGGCCATAACATTGAAGCTGCCGTTTCTGCCGGTCACACGGGTAGACAATTACTGCGCGACCGCGACGGAGGCGTTTCGTGCCGCGGTTTATTCCGTGGCCGCGGGAGCCTATGACATCGTTTTGGCCCTGGGAGTCGAGAAGCTCAAGGATACGGGCTACGGCGGTCTTCCCGGCGGTGCGGGTCGAGGAGTGAAGGCATTCATGGAACAGGCCAACATGACCGCGCCTGGGATGTTCGCGCAACTGGCGACGGCCTACAGCGCCAAATGGGGTGTGCCCATGGATAAAATCAAGGACGCCATAGCGCACGTATCCATGAAGAGCCACGCAAACGGGGCTTTGAACCCCCGCGCTCACTTGCGCAACGTTGTGACGGAAGAACAGATCAAGAAGTCCCCTATGATCGCCTATCCTCTGGGGTTGTTTGACTGCTGCGGCGTCAGCGACGGTTCAGCAGCGGCGATCGTGACAACGCCGGAGATCGCGCGGAGCCTGAAACCCAATCAGAGCATGGTGAAAGTGAAAGCACTCCAGATCGTCTGCAGCTCGGGCGAGGAGGAGATGTACACGGAATGGGACGGGGCCCATTTCGCAACGACCAGGATCGCGGCAAGCAGGGCTTACTCCGAGGCGGGGATCGAAGATCCCCGGCAGGAGCTAAGCATGACAGAGGTGCACGACTGCTTTTCCATCACCGAGATGGTCACCATGGAAGATCTGCATATCTCTCCGAAAGGAGGGGCCTATGAGGACATCATGAGCGGGTTTTACGACCTCAAAGGCGAGGTGCCCTGCCAGATTGACGGCGGGTTGAAATGCTTCGGGCATCCCATAGGCGCATCCGGGCTGAGGATGATCTACGCGGTGTACGAGCAGCTCCTGGACCGTGTTCCCGAAGAGAGAAAGGTAAGAAATCCGCGACTCGGATTGACGCACAACCTGGGCGGCTATCCGTGGAAGAACGTGGCGGCCATTTCAATCATCGGCAGGGATTAG
- a CDS encoding acyl--CoA ligase, whose translation MGVTPLDEIKRRPWYKHYPEEVKQQIDSFKFPELPVCRMLESSAKYFPNSTAIVYEPENLVLSYRELLFLSEKFASGLQNNFNVKKGDRIAIFARNYPEFVIAVSGIELSGAVYVACNPMLIQEELEYQLQDAGARLIISSDDMVPVLKKVMTGKRTPLQNVIIFERDKELKPNLLLGDGGQHDHEFTAFSDLFSDAPFTRPEIDPKADLAAIMYTSGTTGHPKGVMISHYNVISSAIMYQTAFTGVFPELDEDGYLKSKNQGRDLTKDWKYPIRYGVDSILAIPPWTHVMGYLCQLQASMIGALTLYPLPAFNAEKMLELVRKWKISYAGGAPQMMSMLLSRSDADQGALYPIRAWGAGGAPVSTALAEKFSSLISSGIITEGYGSTEAAGTSAKHFSNRSAKKRYGSIGTPLPFVDMKVVDIATGEHEMPVGEEGELIHNGPAVTLGYLNKPEETGKSFRDGWLYTGDLAVMDEDGFFRITGRLKELIIYKGYNIAPRMLEDILYQHPAVLECAVVGKKDEIGGEIPVAFIALKVGSQASAEEIMAFVNSRVAPYKKLRGVEFIDKIPTLSSGKTARRELAKMLLGQEKAV comes from the coding sequence ATGGGCGTTACACCACTGGACGAGATCAAGAGGCGGCCCTGGTATAAGCATTATCCGGAGGAAGTAAAACAGCAGATCGATTCGTTCAAGTTTCCCGAGCTGCCGGTCTGCAGAATGCTCGAATCATCTGCGAAATACTTCCCGAATTCGACCGCGATCGTCTACGAGCCTGAAAACCTCGTACTGAGTTACCGAGAGCTGCTTTTCCTTTCCGAGAAGTTTGCATCGGGTCTTCAAAATAACTTCAATGTGAAGAAAGGCGACAGGATTGCCATATTCGCCAGGAACTACCCGGAGTTCGTCATTGCAGTTTCGGGCATTGAATTATCCGGAGCCGTCTATGTCGCATGCAATCCCATGCTGATACAAGAGGAACTCGAATATCAGCTTCAAGACGCCGGCGCAAGACTAATAATCAGTTCCGATGACATGGTCCCGGTTCTCAAGAAAGTGATGACCGGAAAAAGAACGCCCCTGCAAAATGTCATCATCTTTGAGAGGGACAAAGAACTCAAACCAAATCTCTTGCTCGGTGACGGCGGACAACACGATCACGAATTTACAGCCTTCTCTGATCTCTTTTCCGATGCGCCTTTTACGAGACCGGAAATCGACCCGAAAGCCGACCTGGCCGCAATCATGTATACGTCCGGGACAACCGGTCACCCGAAAGGCGTGATGATCTCTCATTACAACGTCATATCGTCAGCCATTATGTACCAAACTGCCTTTACCGGAGTATTCCCGGAACTCGATGAAGACGGCTACCTCAAGAGCAAAAATCAAGGAAGAGATCTGACGAAGGATTGGAAGTATCCCATTCGTTACGGAGTCGATTCGATACTTGCGATTCCACCGTGGACACATGTGATGGGCTATCTGTGTCAATTGCAGGCCTCCATGATCGGCGCCCTGACGCTTTATCCCCTGCCGGCCTTCAATGCGGAAAAGATGCTGGAATTGGTAAGAAAGTGGAAAATCTCCTATGCCGGAGGGGCGCCTCAAATGATGTCGATGCTGCTTTCCCGGTCCGATGCCGATCAAGGCGCTCTGTATCCAATCAGGGCATGGGGCGCAGGCGGCGCTCCCGTTTCCACGGCTCTCGCTGAAAAATTTTCCAGTCTCATCAGCAGCGGCATTATCACGGAGGGATATGGTTCTACGGAAGCAGCGGGCACGTCGGCAAAACACTTCAGTAATCGGTCGGCCAAGAAGAGATATGGATCGATCGGGACCCCCCTGCCTTTCGTAGATATGAAAGTCGTTGATATAGCAACGGGAGAGCACGAAATGCCGGTCGGCGAGGAAGGAGAGTTGATCCACAACGGGCCTGCCGTCACTCTGGGTTATCTGAACAAGCCCGAGGAAACCGGCAAATCCTTCAGGGACGGCTGGCTGTATACGGGAGATCTTGCTGTAATGGATGAGGACGGGTTCTTCCGCATTACAGGCAGGCTGAAGGAGCTGATCATCTATAAAGGCTACAATATTGCTCCGAGAATGCTCGAAGACATCCTGTATCAGCATCCGGCGGTGTTGGAATGTGCCGTGGTCGGCAAGAAGGACGAAATAGGCGGAGAGATCCCGGTCGCTTTTATAGCACTGAAAGTGGGAAGCCAGGCCTCCGCTGAAGAGATAATGGCCTTCGTGAACTCCAGAGTAGCCCCGTACAAGAAACTGAGAGGGGTTGAGTTCATCGACAAGATCCCCACCCTGTCCAGCGGAAAGACGGCCCGCAGGGAACTGGCCAAGATGCTGTTAGGGCAGGAAAAGGCGGTATAG